A region of Aquarana catesbeiana isolate 2022-GZ linkage group LG08, ASM4218655v1, whole genome shotgun sequence DNA encodes the following proteins:
- the LOC141105454 gene encoding uncharacterized protein → MYSCPECEKCFLYKPALDVHYRSHTGEKPYSCPECGKCFSDKTNLSRHQRSHRGEKPHSCPECGKCFSQRNALVTHQRSHKGEKPYSCSECGKCFSNKSSLYRHQGVHTGEKPYSCPECQTCFLHKSSLVTHQMSHKGEKPHSCPECGKCFSKKSSLCRHQQLHTGEKQYSCPECGRCFSHKSTLCRHQRLHTGEKPYPCPECKKCFLHKSSLVSHQSSHTGEKPFSCPECGKCFLNRSSLYKHQKRHTGEKPRSRPV, encoded by the coding sequence ATGTACTCCTGccctgagtgcgagaaatgttttctATATAAACCAGCACTGGATGTACATtacagatctcacacaggtgagaagccgtattcctgtcctgagtgtgggaaatgtttttcagataagaccaacctttccagacatcagagatctcacaggggggagaagccgcattcctgtccagagtgtgggaaatgtttttctcaaAGAAATGCTCTAGTCACACATCAAAGGTCTCACAAGGGTGAGaaaccatattcctgttctgagtgcggtaaatgtttttcaaataagtccagtctttacagacatcagggagtgcacacaggtgagaagccgtattcctgtcctgagtgtcaGACATGTTTCCTTCATAAATCTTCTCTGGTCACACATCAGATGTCTCACAAGggtgagaagccacattcctgtcctgagtgcgggaaatgtttttcaaaaaagtCGAGTCTTTGCAGACATCAGCAGTTACACACGGGCGAGAAGCAatattcctgtcccgagtgtggGAGATGTTTTTCACATAAGTCGACTCTTTGCaggcatcagagattgcacacgggggagaagccgtatcccTGTCCTGAGTGCAAAAAATGTTTCCTCCATAAATCCTCACTGGTCTCACATCAGAGctcccacacaggggagaagccattttcctgtcctgagtgcgggaaatgttttttaaataggtccagtctttacaaacatcaaaAACGACATACTGGTGAGAAGCCACGTTCCCGTCCTGtgtga